In Nocardia terpenica, the genomic window CAGGAGATCGCGCTGCAGAACCGGCTGCCCTGCATCTATCTGGTCGACTCCGGCGGCGCGCACCTGCCGCATCAGGACGACGTCTTCCCCGACCGCGAGCACTTCGGCCGCATCTTCTACAACCAGGCGACCATGAGCGCGCAGGGAATCGCGCAGATCGCCGCGGTACTCGGCTCGTGCACGGCCGGTGGCGCCTACGTGCCCGCCATGAGCGACGAGGCGGTGATCGTGCGGAATCAGGGCACGATCTTTCTGGGCGGCCCGCCGCTGGTGCGGGCGGCCACCGGCGAGGTGGTCACCGCCGAGGAGCTGGGCGGCGGCGAATTGCATTCGCGCACATCGGGTGTCACCGACCATCTGGCCGACAGCGATCAGGACGCGCTCGGCATCGTGCGCCGCATCGTGAGCACGCTCGGGCCGAGGCAACCCAGTCCGTGGGAGGTCGCGCCGACGGTGGAACCCGTTGCGCCGCAAACCGATCTCTACGATGTGGTGCCGGTGGACCTGCGCACCCCCTACGACGTGCGCGAGGTGATCACCCGCGTCGTCGACGGCGGCGAGTTCGGGGAATTCAAGGCCGAGTACGGGCGCACCCTGGTCACCGGCTTCGCCCGCATCCACGGGCATCCGGTCGGTATCGTCGCCAACAACGGCGTGCTGTTCGCCGAATCCGCGCTCAAGGGTGCGCATTTCATCGAGCTGTGCGACAAACGCTCCATCCCGCTGGTGTTCCTGCAGAACATCACCGGTTTCATGGTCGGCCGCGACTACGAGGCCGGCGGCATCGCCAAGCACGGCGCCAAGATGGTCACCGCGGTGGCCTGCGCGCGGGTACCGAAACTGACGGTGGTGATCGGCGGTTCGTACGGCGCGGGCAACTACTCGATGTGCGGGCGCGCGTATTCGCCGCGCTTCCTGTGGATGTGGCCGAACGCGCGGATCTCGGTGATGGGCGGCGAGCAGGCGGCGTCGGTGCTGGCCACCGTGCGCGGCGATCAGGTGGGCGATTCCTGGAGTCCGGCGGAACAGGAGGCGTTCAAGGCCTCCGTGCGGGAACAATATGAACGGCAGGGCAATCCGTACTACTCGACCGCGCGCCTGTGGGACGACGGCGTGATCGATCCGGCCGATACGCGCACCGTCCTCGGCCTCGCGCTGGCGGTGTGTGCGCAGGCGCCGCTCGAACCCGTCTCCTACGGCGTCTTCCGGATGTGATCGATGATGATGCACAAATCGCACCCCGTCCCGTTCGACACCATCCTGGTCGCCAATCGCGGTGAGATCGCCGTCCGCGTCATGCGGACGTTGCGCGCCATGGGAATTCGCTCGGTCGCGGTCTACAGCGACGCCGACGCGGAGGCCCGGCACGTGCGCGAGGCCGACGTCGCGGTGCGGCTGGGCCCGGCCCCGGCGCGGGAGAGCTATCTCGATATCGACCGCGTGGTGGACGCGGCGGTGCGCACCGGCGCGCAGGCGGTGCACCCGGGTTACGGCTTCCTGTCGGAGAATCCGGCGTTCGCGGCGGCACTGGCCAAGGCGGGCATCGTCTTTCTGGGGCCGCCCGCCACCGCGATCGAGGTCATGGGCGACAAGATCGCGGCCAAGAACGCGGTCGCCGTGTTCGGGGTGCCGGTGGTGCCCGGCATCGCCCGCCCCGGCCTCACCGATGCCGAATTGATCGCCGCCGCACCGGATATCGGCTTCCCGGTGCTGGTGAAGCCGTCGGCCGGGGGCGGCGGCAAGGGCATGCGCCTGGTGGAGGCGCCCGAGCAGCTGCCCGGCGCGCTGGCCGG contains:
- a CDS encoding carboxyl transferase domain-containing protein, whose translation is MTVTQDTRSENRSAHLALVEDLRARLAVTALGGPERARERHVARGKLLPRQRVDRLLDPGSPFLELSPLAATGMYDGDCPGAGMISGIGRVSGRECVIVANDATVKGGTYYPMTVKKHLRAQEIALQNRLPCIYLVDSGGAHLPHQDDVFPDREHFGRIFYNQATMSAQGIAQIAAVLGSCTAGGAYVPAMSDEAVIVRNQGTIFLGGPPLVRAATGEVVTAEELGGGELHSRTSGVTDHLADSDQDALGIVRRIVSTLGPRQPSPWEVAPTVEPVAPQTDLYDVVPVDLRTPYDVREVITRVVDGGEFGEFKAEYGRTLVTGFARIHGHPVGIVANNGVLFAESALKGAHFIELCDKRSIPLVFLQNITGFMVGRDYEAGGIAKHGAKMVTAVACARVPKLTVVIGGSYGAGNYSMCGRAYSPRFLWMWPNARISVMGGEQAASVLATVRGDQVGDSWSPAEQEAFKASVREQYERQGNPYYSTARLWDDGVIDPADTRTVLGLALAVCAQAPLEPVSYGVFRM